The Candidatus Methylacidiphilales bacterium genome window below encodes:
- a CDS encoding ATP-binding cassette domain-containing protein, whose translation MPQFQFKEVTLRYGAVPLLDAVDLQVDAGERVCLLGRNGAGKTSLMRLIAGEESPNSGEIAHPPGFVFTRLTQEIPENISGTVMQVIESGLSPERHEEEWETHVRLDALAEEMSLPVSADFEGLSGGLKRRVLLARALAGKPDVLLLDEPTNHLDIESILWLEQWILEHKPTLFFVTHDRSFLRKLATRIVELDRGHLSSWNCSYDDFLQRKAATLEAEEKQRALFDKKLAQEEAWLRQGVKARRTRNEGRVRALEQMRSERKQRRERIGTAKMEIQEGSQSGQKVIEADAVTFAYDTTPVVDGLTTTVWRGDKIGIIGPNGCGKTTLIKLLLGNLKPDSGAVKLGTRLQVVYLDQMRGTIDESKSVAQNVVGQAESVTFQGKTRHALSYMQDFLFEPERARMPAKVLSGGERNRVMLARLFLQPTNVLILDEPTNDLDSESLELLEDLLVEYNGTLLLVSHDRDFLDNVVASILVYEGPGCFVEYNGGYADWLKQSQAAKRPGTAAARTRVETKKEPTQPVKPRKFSNREQRELEEIPGLLEKLETELGELQKRLCDPELYKDGGGKAKLLEAELAALQVRISTGYQRWEELEQIREACK comes from the coding sequence ATGCCGCAATTTCAATTCAAAGAAGTCACGCTCCGCTATGGCGCGGTTCCGCTCCTTGACGCGGTGGATCTGCAGGTCGATGCCGGTGAGCGTGTCTGCCTCCTGGGGCGCAACGGCGCCGGCAAAACCAGCCTCATGCGCCTGATCGCAGGCGAGGAAAGCCCGAATTCGGGCGAGATTGCCCATCCGCCCGGTTTCGTGTTCACGCGCCTGACCCAGGAAATCCCCGAAAATATCTCCGGCACAGTCATGCAGGTCATTGAGTCCGGCCTGAGCCCGGAACGGCATGAGGAGGAATGGGAAACCCATGTGCGACTCGATGCGCTGGCCGAGGAAATGTCGTTGCCGGTATCCGCCGATTTTGAAGGATTGTCCGGGGGACTCAAACGGCGGGTACTGCTGGCACGGGCGCTGGCCGGAAAGCCTGATGTGTTGTTGCTGGATGAGCCCACCAACCATCTCGACATTGAATCCATACTCTGGCTTGAACAATGGATTTTGGAACACAAGCCGACCCTGTTTTTTGTCACGCACGACCGCAGTTTCCTGCGCAAACTGGCCACGCGCATTGTCGAGCTCGACCGCGGACATCTCAGCAGTTGGAACTGTTCCTACGACGACTTTTTACAACGCAAAGCGGCCACATTGGAGGCAGAGGAAAAGCAAAGGGCGCTCTTCGACAAAAAACTGGCCCAAGAGGAAGCCTGGCTCCGGCAGGGCGTCAAGGCGAGGCGCACCCGGAACGAAGGCCGTGTACGCGCTCTCGAACAGATGAGGTCTGAGCGCAAGCAGCGCCGAGAGCGGATCGGGACGGCAAAGATGGAAATCCAGGAAGGCTCCCAGTCGGGGCAAAAGGTCATTGAGGCCGATGCCGTGACGTTTGCCTATGACACAACACCCGTGGTGGATGGTTTGACCACCACCGTTTGGCGCGGGGACAAGATCGGCATCATTGGGCCGAATGGCTGTGGCAAAACCACGCTGATCAAACTTTTGCTCGGCAATCTCAAACCGGATTCGGGAGCGGTCAAATTGGGGACAAGGCTCCAGGTTGTGTATCTGGATCAGATGCGGGGAACCATTGATGAAAGCAAAAGCGTCGCACAAAACGTCGTGGGCCAGGCTGAGTCGGTGACATTTCAGGGCAAGACGCGCCATGCCTTGAGTTACATGCAGGACTTTTTATTTGAGCCGGAACGGGCACGCATGCCTGCGAAGGTGTTGTCAGGCGGTGAGCGCAATCGTGTGATGCTGGCACGGTTGTTTCTGCAACCGACCAATGTGCTGATCCTGGACGAACCAACCAATGATCTGGATTCGGAAAGCCTGGAATTGCTTGAGGACTTGCTAGTCGAATACAACGGCACACTGCTGCTGGTTTCGCACGACCGCGATTTTCTGGACAATGTCGTGGCAAGCATACTGGTGTACGAGGGGCCTGGCTGTTTCGTTGAATATAATGGGGGCTACGCCGACTGGCTGAAACAGAGTCAGGCGGCAAAAAGGCCGGGAACAGCGGCAGCCAGGACCAGGGTGGAAACAAAGAAGGAACCTACGCAACCGGTCAAGCCCAGGAAGTTTAGCAATCGCGAACAGCGCGAATTGGAAGAAATCCCGGGGCTGCTGGAAAAGCTGGAAACGGAGCTGGGAGAGTTGCAAAAAAGGCTCTGTGATCCGGAATTGTATAAGGACGGAGGCGGGAAAGCGAAGTTGTTGGAGGCAGAGCTGGCCGCGTTGCAGGTGCGCATTTCAACGGGCTATCAGCGTTGGGAGGAGTTGGAACAAATTCGAGAAGCCTGCAAGTGA
- a CDS encoding SAM-dependent methyltransferase: MPENPEPLGECIRARIQKSGAIRFSSFMRLCLYEPELGYYASGTAALGRRGDFFTSVSTGPLFGRLLADGFATIWESMGRPSSWQLVEQGGHNGQLCRDILDTLTQRHPEAFSACTYILIEPLPGLRRKQEKAIEPYAADGKIVWHGGLDEIPDASLNGVFFSNELIDSFPVDCVCFRGKDWKERLVGWDGDLQRFVWVEAACNESLQSEIIRWKLPQIEGYVAEIHIEAAEWMRQVARTLGQGVVVIIDYGGLAEDLYKPERPQGTLRAYSKHRQFEDVLSLPGAQDLTSNVNFSLLKEEGEAQGLKTLRYSDQHHFLIELGRLGFLREIEKGMKQNPNEPGLGQQLRHFKTLMHTEMMGSLFKVLIQSKGEARLAEL; the protein is encoded by the coding sequence ATGCCTGAAAATCCGGAGCCATTGGGCGAATGTATCCGCGCTCGCATCCAAAAATCCGGCGCGATCCGTTTTTCCAGCTTCATGCGCCTGTGCCTGTACGAACCGGAGCTGGGCTACTATGCTTCGGGCACAGCCGCTCTGGGCCGTAGAGGTGATTTTTTTACCAGTGTTTCAACCGGACCTCTTTTTGGCCGTTTGCTTGCGGATGGGTTTGCGACAATCTGGGAGTCGATGGGCAGGCCGTCGTCCTGGCAGTTGGTGGAGCAGGGGGGCCACAACGGACAACTTTGCCGGGACATTCTTGACACGCTTACCCAACGGCATCCGGAGGCTTTCTCGGCATGCACCTATATTTTGATAGAACCATTGCCAGGCTTGCGCCGCAAGCAGGAAAAAGCAATCGAACCGTACGCCGCTGATGGTAAAATTGTCTGGCATGGCGGTTTGGATGAAATTCCGGATGCTTCGCTGAACGGAGTTTTTTTCAGCAATGAATTGATCGACAGTTTTCCTGTGGATTGCGTCTGCTTCCGTGGCAAGGATTGGAAGGAACGACTTGTGGGATGGGATGGGGACCTTCAGCGCTTTGTTTGGGTGGAGGCGGCGTGCAATGAATCCCTGCAAAGTGAAATTATTCGGTGGAAACTGCCGCAGATCGAAGGGTATGTTGCGGAAATCCATATTGAGGCGGCAGAGTGGATGCGGCAGGTGGCGCGGACTTTGGGGCAGGGGGTTGTTGTGATAATCGATTATGGGGGCCTTGCGGAAGATTTATATAAGCCAGAGCGGCCCCAGGGGACCTTGCGCGCTTATTCCAAGCACCGGCAGTTTGAGGATGTGCTGTCGCTGCCCGGCGCGCAGGATTTGACTTCGAACGTCAATTTCAGCCTTTTGAAGGAGGAAGGGGAAGCCCAAGGGCTGAAAACGTTGCGTTACTCTGACCAGCACCACTTTTTGATCGAACTCGGCAGGCTGGGCTTTTTGCGGGAAATCGAAAAGGGCATGAAGCAGAACCCCAATGAACCGGGGCTGGGCCAACAACTGCGCCATTTTAAAACGTTGATGCATACCGAGATGATGGGGAGCCTTTTCAAGGTGTTGATTCAAAGCAAGGGCGAGGCCCGCCTTGCGGAATTGTGA
- the rplM gene encoding 50S ribosomal protein L13 — protein MKTFSAKAESLERKWFVIDAQNQVIGRVAEKAANLLRGKTKAIFTPHVDTGDHVIVINAGKAVFTGKKEDQKVYSTYSAFIGGQKNELAKDLRRRRPELIIERAVKGMVPHNRLGRTVLKKLHIYAGAEHPHEAQLPKAITVR, from the coding sequence ATGAAGACCTTTTCGGCTAAAGCAGAGTCCCTTGAACGCAAATGGTTTGTGATTGACGCACAAAACCAAGTCATAGGCCGTGTCGCGGAGAAAGCAGCAAACCTGTTGCGCGGCAAGACCAAGGCTATTTTCACCCCGCATGTGGACACGGGCGACCATGTCATTGTAATCAACGCGGGCAAGGCGGTCTTTACCGGCAAAAAGGAAGACCAGAAGGTGTACAGCACCTATTCGGCCTTCATTGGCGGTCAGAAGAACGAACTTGCCAAGGATTTGCGCCGTCGCCGCCCCGAATTGATTATCGAGCGCGCTGTGAAGGGCATGGTGCCGCACAACCGTCTTGGCCGCACCGTCCTGAAAAAGCTTCACATTTACGCGGGCGCCGAGCACCCGCATGAAGCCCAGCTACCCAAGGCAATCACTGTCCGTTAA
- the rpsI gene encoding 30S ribosomal protein S9, translated as MADTSIINAVGRRKTSVVRVNLKSGKGTITVNGLPFEEYFRTAGQRLQALQPLILTENQKKFDVQIRAAGGGLQGQAGASSLAISRALIQVDTALRPTLKAKGLLTRDSRMKERKKSGQPGARKRFQFSKR; from the coding sequence ATGGCAGACACTTCAATCATTAACGCAGTTGGCCGCCGCAAGACATCGGTAGTCCGGGTCAATCTCAAGTCCGGCAAAGGCACCATCACTGTGAATGGCCTGCCCTTTGAAGAGTATTTTCGCACGGCGGGACAGCGCTTGCAGGCGTTGCAGCCCCTGATCCTCACCGAAAACCAGAAAAAATTTGATGTCCAGATCCGCGCCGCAGGCGGCGGACTTCAGGGCCAGGCCGGGGCTTCCAGCCTCGCAATTTCACGGGCGCTGATCCAGGTGGACACCGCGTTGCGCCCCACGCTCAAGGCCAAAGGTTTGTTGACCCGCGATTCGCGCATGAAAGAGCGTAAAAAGTCAGGCCAGCCGGGCGCCCGCAAACGCTTCCAGTTCTCCAAGCGTTGA
- a CDS encoding terpene cyclase/mutase family protein, whose product MKAQTLQKILPASALLISILIHLCIFVAISGIIVIVAYAPPQAFESDNIQPSSGPTDQPPEAIPEQQPDPMATTPDTPPDPTPQTQVANVNTDVITSSNPSQEFQIAAPPIGAIATNNPEKSSSANIIRKISLAPTMSARSGEQRAEAMSRSGGKEASEQAVLNALRWLQKVQNPNGTWGERWPGAMTGLATLCYLGHGETPMTSREFGSTVEKAINALLDAGAKNEGNMTLRGKDFGDNESTYEHAIATYALCEAYTMTKDERLAPVVTKAVGYILKGQGPDGGWVYRYTKAVPSDTSVSGWQIQALKAAKLTGLPIDGIPDALDKAMKNLDRVYNPKTGAYGYHVPTDRAYSLTGVGVLCKVFWQENIDGSIRQSIKEIMAGPPVKYDLPTCNLYAWYYHTQACFMVGGGAWAKWNRMFQDEIDRSQDADGSWPPNPKSKEGLTTADTVDGSLYRTCLCTLMLEVYYRYLPTGKLSGEVKEDPE is encoded by the coding sequence ATGAAAGCCCAGACCCTCCAAAAGATCCTGCCCGCCAGCGCACTGCTCATATCGATTCTGATTCATCTGTGCATTTTCGTGGCCATCAGCGGGATCATCGTAATTGTAGCCTATGCTCCCCCGCAAGCCTTTGAGTCCGACAACATTCAGCCCAGCAGTGGCCCGACGGACCAACCGCCGGAGGCGATTCCAGAGCAGCAACCGGATCCGATGGCCACTACGCCGGATACCCCGCCAGACCCAACTCCCCAAACTCAAGTTGCCAACGTCAATACAGATGTCATCACATCCTCCAACCCATCCCAGGAATTTCAAATCGCAGCACCCCCCATCGGGGCCATCGCAACCAACAACCCTGAAAAAAGCAGCTCCGCCAATATTATTAGAAAAATCTCATTGGCGCCCACCATGTCGGCACGCAGCGGCGAGCAACGGGCCGAAGCCATGTCAAGATCCGGCGGCAAGGAGGCAAGCGAACAAGCGGTGCTGAACGCATTGCGCTGGTTGCAAAAAGTACAGAATCCAAATGGGACCTGGGGTGAAAGGTGGCCAGGCGCAATGACAGGCCTGGCAACCTTGTGTTACCTCGGACACGGTGAAACACCCATGACTTCCAGGGAATTTGGGAGTACAGTGGAAAAGGCCATCAACGCCCTACTGGATGCCGGCGCCAAGAATGAAGGAAACATGACACTTCGTGGGAAAGACTTCGGAGACAATGAGAGTACCTATGAGCATGCCATAGCCACCTATGCGCTCTGCGAAGCTTATACCATGACCAAGGACGAACGTCTTGCGCCCGTGGTCACAAAGGCCGTTGGCTACATCCTGAAAGGCCAGGGACCCGATGGCGGCTGGGTGTATCGTTATACAAAAGCCGTACCCAGCGATACCTCCGTAAGCGGCTGGCAAATCCAGGCACTGAAAGCCGCAAAACTGACAGGGCTGCCAATTGATGGCATCCCCGATGCCCTGGACAAGGCCATGAAAAATCTGGATCGCGTGTATAACCCCAAGACTGGAGCCTATGGATACCATGTGCCGACGGATCGCGCTTACTCACTTACCGGCGTAGGCGTCCTGTGCAAAGTATTCTGGCAGGAGAACATCGACGGCAGCATTCGCCAGTCGATAAAAGAAATTATGGCCGGGCCGCCTGTAAAATACGACCTGCCTACCTGCAATTTATACGCGTGGTATTATCATACACAGGCCTGTTTCATGGTCGGTGGCGGCGCTTGGGCAAAATGGAACAGAATGTTCCAGGACGAAATCGACAGAAGCCAGGATGCGGACGGGAGCTGGCCTCCAAATCCTAAAAGCAAGGAAGGGCTGACCACGGCCGATACCGTGGATGGCTCGCTTTACCGCACCTGTCTTTGCACGTTGATGCTGGAAGTCTATTATCGCTATTTGCCCACGGGCAAACTAAGCGGCGAAGTAAAAGAAGACCCGGAGTAG
- the ilvB gene encoding biosynthetic-type acetolactate synthase large subunit, whose protein sequence is MKKAKTKTTASTSSKRALGSVMNGAEVLVAALEREGVDTIFAYPGGASMMFHQALTRSKKIRTILPRHEQGGGFMAEGYARATGKAGVCMATSGPGATNLVTCVADAFMDSIPLIAITGQVARPMIGKGAFQETDVFGVAVPIVKHSYLVMDVNDIPRVVKEAFKIATTGRPGPVWIDVPKDVQASTTQPVFPDHVELRGLGEPPKADDLALHEILGLIEKSERPMLYVGGGIISSDATAELLKFAEATDIPVTTTLMGIGCFPETHPLSCKWLGMHGSVYANYAVDECDLLLALGVRFDDRVTGKVSEFAKKATIVHVEVDNAEINKNKTVNLPILSDVKYALKRLNQIIQKENRKRKRFPAWRQKINDWKRKYPLHYNEVPGQILPQRVIEEVYNLTKGEAIISVGVGQHQMWAGQFYDFAKPRSFLSSSGLGSMGFGYPAALGAKVALPHRQVIDIDGDGSFVMNIQELATATAENIPAKIIIINNQHLGMVVQWEDRFFDSNRGHTYLGLPHRREEMYPNFVKICEGFGVPAEQVARPEDLIPALKRMLAAKTPYLLDVLVPYTEHVLPMIPAGRTVKEIIIEPMVKGSTRIHGEIPG, encoded by the coding sequence ATGAAAAAGGCAAAGACGAAAACGACGGCATCCACCTCATCCAAACGGGCGCTTGGCTCGGTTATGAATGGCGCTGAAGTCCTCGTCGCCGCTCTTGAGCGTGAAGGCGTGGATACTATTTTCGCCTACCCCGGCGGTGCCAGCATGATGTTCCACCAGGCGCTCACACGGTCCAAGAAAATCCGCACCATCCTGCCCAGGCACGAACAAGGCGGCGGTTTCATGGCCGAAGGATATGCCCGCGCCACCGGCAAGGCCGGCGTGTGCATGGCCACTTCCGGCCCTGGCGCGACCAACCTCGTGACCTGCGTGGCCGATGCCTTCATGGATTCCATTCCGCTCATCGCCATCACCGGCCAGGTGGCCCGCCCCATGATCGGCAAGGGCGCCTTCCAGGAAACCGATGTGTTCGGCGTGGCCGTGCCGATTGTGAAGCACAGCTACCTTGTGATGGATGTGAACGACATCCCGCGCGTGGTGAAGGAAGCTTTTAAAATTGCCACCACCGGACGCCCCGGCCCGGTGTGGATCGATGTGCCCAAGGACGTTCAAGCCTCCACCACCCAGCCCGTTTTTCCGGATCATGTGGAATTGCGCGGCCTCGGAGAGCCTCCCAAGGCCGATGACCTGGCCTTGCACGAAATTCTCGGACTGATCGAAAAATCAGAGCGTCCCATGCTTTATGTGGGCGGCGGCATCATCTCGTCCGATGCCACAGCCGAACTCCTCAAGTTCGCGGAAGCCACGGACATTCCCGTGACCACAACCCTGATGGGAATCGGTTGTTTCCCGGAAACCCATCCCCTGTCCTGCAAATGGCTCGGGATGCATGGCTCGGTTTACGCCAATTATGCGGTGGATGAATGCGACCTGCTCCTGGCCCTCGGCGTGCGTTTTGACGACCGCGTGACCGGCAAGGTGAGCGAGTTCGCCAAGAAAGCCACCATCGTGCATGTGGAAGTGGACAATGCCGAGATCAACAAAAACAAGACGGTGAATCTGCCCATTCTCAGCGATGTGAAATACGCGCTGAAACGGTTGAACCAGATCATTCAAAAGGAAAACCGCAAGCGGAAGAGATTTCCGGCCTGGCGCCAGAAAATAAACGACTGGAAACGCAAGTATCCCCTCCACTACAACGAAGTGCCCGGCCAGATTCTGCCGCAACGCGTGATCGAGGAAGTGTACAACCTCACCAAGGGCGAGGCCATCATCTCCGTGGGCGTGGGCCAGCACCAGATGTGGGCGGGACAATTTTACGACTTCGCCAAGCCCCGAAGCTTCCTGAGTTCCTCGGGACTCGGCTCAATGGGCTTCGGTTACCCCGCCGCGCTTGGCGCCAAGGTGGCGCTGCCCCATCGCCAGGTGATAGACATTGATGGCGACGGCAGTTTCGTGATGAATATCCAGGAACTGGCCACCGCCACCGCCGAAAACATCCCGGCCAAGATCATCATCATCAACAACCAGCACCTCGGCATGGTGGTGCAATGGGAAGACCGTTTCTTTGACAGCAACCGCGGGCATACCTACCTCGGCTTGCCGCACCGTCGCGAGGAAATGTATCCGAACTTCGTGAAAATTTGCGAAGGGTTCGGCGTGCCGGCGGAGCAAGTGGCCAGGCCGGAAGACCTCATTCCAGCGCTCAAGCGCATGCTGGCGGCCAAAACCCCTTACCTGCTTGATGTGCTCGTGCCCTACACCGAGCATGTGCTGCCAATGATTCCAGCCGGACGCACGGTAAAGGAGATCATCATCGAACCGATGGTGAAAGGCTCAACCCGGATCCACGGGGAAATTCCCGGTTGA
- the argJ gene encoding bifunctional glutamate N-acetyltransferase/amino-acid acetyltransferase ArgJ encodes METKWIKNGGVTSARGFVASGVAAGIKSDSKKDMALVVSECPAAVAATFTTNQVKAAPVKLSMEHVKRGKVRSVIFNSGNANACTGVRGIKDAKASSAETAKRLGCRRQEVLVCSTGRIGIPLPMPKITKGIGKLVKKLSHQGGRVAAKAIMTTDTYAKECAVKIMIDGREVVIGGMAKGAGMIHPNMATMLCCVTTDAAVELKALRHALADAVEQSFNRISVDGDTSTNDTVILLSNGMAMAEPIGRTHPEFSKFQEALNKVLSALARLIIEDGEGITKVVELAVQGANNDADARKAAEAIARSPLVKCSWCGNDPNWGRLMDVLGYSGVKLREELVDIYYNGLLAVKGGLAAATPRARLKKVASKPSFALYIDLHLGKGSYWLLVNDLTEEYVSLNKGE; translated from the coding sequence ATGGAAACGAAATGGATCAAGAACGGCGGCGTGACTTCCGCGCGCGGATTTGTGGCCTCTGGCGTCGCCGCGGGGATCAAGTCCGACTCAAAAAAGGACATGGCGCTGGTTGTGTCCGAGTGCCCCGCAGCTGTTGCAGCAACTTTTACCACCAACCAGGTCAAAGCGGCGCCCGTCAAGCTGAGTATGGAGCACGTCAAGCGGGGCAAGGTCCGGTCCGTCATTTTCAACAGCGGCAATGCCAACGCCTGCACCGGCGTCCGGGGAATCAAGGACGCCAAGGCCAGCTCGGCCGAAACCGCCAAAAGGCTCGGATGTCGGCGGCAGGAAGTCCTTGTTTGCTCTACAGGAAGGATAGGAATTCCGCTTCCCATGCCCAAAATTACAAAGGGAATCGGCAAGCTTGTCAAAAAACTCAGCCATCAGGGCGGGCGGGTGGCGGCCAAGGCCATCATGACAACGGACACGTATGCGAAGGAATGCGCCGTCAAGATCATGATCGATGGGCGCGAGGTCGTGATCGGCGGCATGGCCAAGGGCGCTGGAATGATCCATCCCAACATGGCGACCATGCTTTGTTGCGTCACAACCGATGCGGCGGTCGAATTAAAGGCGCTCCGGCACGCTCTGGCGGACGCCGTCGAGCAGTCTTTCAACAGGATTTCCGTCGATGGCGACACAAGCACGAACGACACCGTTATTTTATTGAGCAACGGCATGGCGATGGCGGAGCCCATCGGGCGTACCCATCCGGAATTTTCAAAATTTCAGGAGGCCCTAAACAAGGTTTTGTCCGCACTGGCCCGTTTGATCATCGAGGATGGCGAGGGGATTACAAAGGTCGTCGAGCTTGCCGTCCAGGGCGCAAACAACGACGCCGATGCGCGGAAGGCCGCCGAAGCCATTGCCCGGTCGCCTCTGGTGAAATGTTCCTGGTGCGGGAATGATCCCAATTGGGGGAGGTTGATGGATGTCCTCGGTTATAGCGGGGTGAAACTCCGTGAGGAACTGGTGGATATTTATTACAATGGATTGCTCGCGGTGAAAGGCGGCCTGGCTGCGGCGACGCCGCGTGCGCGGCTGAAAAAAGTAGCCAGCAAGCCGAGTTTTGCCCTCTACATTGATCTGCATCTTGGCAAGGGGTCCTATTGGTTGTTGGTGAATGATTTGACAGAGGAATATGTTTCCTTAAACAAAGGCGAATGA
- a CDS encoding NADH-quinone oxidoreductase subunit A: MIRNYLPVLFQLVVALTIALGGVATSIILGKRGRAQKGKDVAYECGKDTLGAIQPRFSVKFYLVAMIFILFDIEVIFMYPWAVCFRDLVKSLGWSVLEAMVAFVLLLEVGHLYAYKKGVFDWNKR, translated from the coding sequence GTGATTCGAAATTATCTACCGGTCTTGTTTCAGTTGGTTGTGGCGTTGACGATTGCCCTCGGCGGGGTGGCCACCTCCATCATACTAGGGAAACGCGGGCGCGCCCAGAAGGGCAAGGACGTTGCCTACGAGTGCGGGAAAGACACCCTAGGAGCCATCCAGCCCCGCTTTTCGGTCAAGTTCTACCTGGTCGCCATGATTTTCATCCTTTTCGACATCGAAGTGATTTTTATGTACCCGTGGGCGGTTTGTTTCCGCGATCTGGTCAAATCCCTGGGCTGGTCTGTCTTGGAGGCGATGGTTGCGTTTGTGCTTCTCCTGGAAGTTGGCCATCTTTACGCCTATAAAAAAGGCGTGTTTGACTGGAACAAACGCTGA
- the argB gene encoding acetylglutamate kinase, whose translation MSTHLDTAFAAEIRRADVVVEALPYLQKFRGHTIVIKYGGSAMEDPELVSLVLRDIVFLEAVGINPVVVHGGGKAITRRMKEQGLEARFIAGLRVTDLASVQIVSEVLDTGINPGIVAKLNELGGKARSFSGADVFRARKSPPFEHKGENVDLGFVGDVTGCQVPKVLECIQQEIVPVISPIGQDESRQVYNINADIAAAEMAIALEAEKIIYLSDVNGVLRDPADASTRIPTITESDVEDLKKEGIIDGGMLPKVNSCLKALHLGVEKVHLIDGRIPHALLLELFTDKGIGTEIILK comes from the coding sequence ATGAGCACTCATTTGGATACAGCTTTTGCCGCCGAGATCCGGCGGGCCGATGTGGTTGTCGAAGCCCTCCCCTACCTGCAAAAATTCCGCGGGCATACCATCGTCATCAAATACGGAGGCAGCGCCATGGAAGACCCTGAGCTCGTGTCGCTGGTTTTGCGCGACATTGTCTTTCTCGAAGCGGTTGGCATCAATCCGGTCGTTGTGCACGGCGGAGGCAAGGCCATCACGCGGCGGATGAAGGAACAGGGGCTGGAGGCGCGGTTCATTGCCGGATTGCGTGTGACCGATTTGGCATCGGTACAGATTGTGTCCGAAGTCCTCGATACCGGAATCAACCCGGGCATCGTCGCGAAGCTTAATGAGCTGGGAGGCAAGGCCCGGTCGTTTTCAGGGGCCGATGTGTTTCGCGCGCGGAAGTCGCCGCCCTTTGAACACAAGGGCGAAAACGTGGATCTTGGTTTTGTCGGGGATGTGACCGGGTGCCAGGTGCCGAAGGTGTTGGAATGCATCCAGCAGGAAATTGTGCCGGTGATTTCACCTATTGGGCAGGATGAATCCCGGCAGGTGTATAACATCAACGCCGACATCGCCGCCGCCGAGATGGCCATCGCGCTTGAAGCGGAAAAGATCATTTACCTGTCGGACGTGAATGGTGTTTTGCGCGATCCGGCAGATGCTTCAACCCGTATCCCAACGATTACGGAATCGGATGTGGAGGATTTGAAAAAGGAAGGCATTATCGACGGTGGAATGCTCCCCAAGGTGAATTCCTGCCTGAAGGCCTTGCATTTGGGCGTTGAAAAGGTGCACTTGATTGATGGACGCATTCCGCATGCGCTGCTGCTGGAACTTTTTACCGACAAGGGCATCGGCACGGAAATTATTTTAAAATAA
- the argC gene encoding N-acetyl-gamma-glutamyl-phosphate reductase — protein sequence MSGSQKVAVIGASGYTGEELLRALLRHPNISITAITSRQQAGQPLARVLGPSAPPTDLVFQNLAPDAVAACADVFFLALPHGVAAEYAVPLLKAGKTVLDLSADFRLKSTALYQEYYKAAHPAPALLQESVYGLPELYREKLKQARLIACPGCYPTSAILALAPALRHKLVRHETIIVNSLSGISGAGKKADTLYSFCERDENLAPYSVPRHRHIPEIEQELSCVAGGAVTLSFTPHLVPVVRGMLTTCCATLTAPLTQEQAQKIYETDYAGERFVPVLPSDQLPETRRVMHTNACEVAVRCDPRTNRLFCFSALDNLGKGAALQALQAFNVRFGFNEATGLV from the coding sequence ATGTCCGGCAGCCAGAAAGTTGCGGTGATCGGCGCCTCCGGTTACACGGGAGAGGAGCTTCTGCGCGCCTTGTTGCGGCATCCTAACATTTCAATAACGGCGATCACATCCAGGCAGCAGGCCGGGCAGCCCCTGGCCCGCGTGCTGGGGCCTTCCGCCCCTCCCACGGATCTGGTTTTTCAAAATCTGGCGCCCGACGCTGTGGCCGCCTGCGCCGATGTGTTCTTTCTGGCGCTGCCGCACGGAGTGGCGGCGGAATATGCCGTACCGCTGCTGAAAGCAGGGAAGACAGTCCTGGATTTGAGCGCGGACTTCAGGCTGAAGAGCACGGCCCTTTACCAGGAATATTACAAGGCTGCGCACCCGGCCCCTGCCTTATTGCAGGAGTCTGTGTACGGCCTGCCCGAGCTTTACCGGGAGAAACTGAAACAGGCGCGGCTGATTGCCTGCCCCGGATGTTATCCGACCAGCGCGATCCTGGCGCTCGCCCCGGCCCTGCGGCACAAGCTCGTCCGGCATGAGACTATTATCGTCAACTCTTTGTCAGGCATTTCCGGCGCCGGAAAAAAGGCCGACACGCTCTATTCATTTTGCGAACGGGATGAAAACCTCGCGCCCTACAGCGTCCCCAGGCACCGGCATATTCCGGAAATCGAGCAGGAACTTTCATGTGTGGCGGGCGGGGCGGTCACTCTTTCCTTCACACCGCATCTTGTTCCCGTGGTGCGGGGCATGTTGACCACATGCTGCGCGACGCTGACGGCCCCGTTGACGCAGGAGCAGGCGCAGAAGATTTATGAAACCGATTATGCGGGTGAACGTTTCGTTCCCGTACTTCCCTCGGACCAACTGCCGGAAACCAGGCGGGTGATGCATACAAACGCCTGCGAGGTGGCGGTGCGTTGCGATCCCCGGACAAACCGGTTGTTCTGCTTCAGCGCATTGGACAATCTCGGCAAGGGAGCAGCCCTGCAGGCGTTGCAGGCATTCAATGTGCGTTTTGGATTCAACGAGGCAACGGGGCTTGTGTAA